From Asterias amurensis chromosome 3, ASM3211899v1, a single genomic window includes:
- the LOC139935322 gene encoding cytoplasmic tRNA 2-thiolation protein 2-like translates to MCQVDDGNFPVLEKKSVIGLNARDCMKCGEKAVVIARIKDAFCRTCFLTYFTHRFRATFGKARLVRDGEKVLFAFSGGQCSSAMVNLVKRGLDQSTHKKLRFIPGLIYIDEGVVTGQSKEERSTTCKRVSDMMKETGFPWCIAALEESLDVPPKTSPSHPEGDNTGQEGDSFHSNQTLTTDELSGKLDEISLDTRRTQECKDLLESMTSLTSKEDLVRNLRIRLLMHKAHQMGYHKIAVGDSGTRLSSGILTDLAKGRGAAIPLGMAFADDRYGDVTLVRPMREFTTKEIVMHNSFFDVDSIFLPTLSTKAGEYASIDTLTESFVNNLQTNFPSTVSTVFRTGEKMCAAETSNSEPDQRCSMCMSVLDTAVGNSSALSATRFSLRMSREGSVGMSRCGADETDDATCSESSSSQCCGQGDGSCHSNTKKGVSVESLGRTLCYGCQVTVRDMKDVSLLPSHVIDEAEKLDRRSRMRDEISDFLLGEES, encoded by the exons ATGTGTCAAGTAGATGATGGGAATTTTCCAGTGCTGGAAAAGAAGTCGGTGATTGG ACTTAATGCAAGAGACTGCATGAAGTGTGGGGAGAAGGCTGTGGTCATTGCACGAATCAAAGATGCTTTCTGCAG gacCTGTTTCCTCACATACTTCACTCACAGATTCAGAGCAACATTTGGCAAGGCTAGGTTGGTACGGGATGGAGAAAAG GTACTGTTTGCTTTCTCTGGTGGGCAATGTTCAAGTGCAATGGTGAACCTTGTGAAAAGG GGTCTGGATCAAAGCACTCACAAGAAACTTCGATTTATCCCTGGGCTTATCTACATCGACG AGGGTGTGGTCACTGGCCAGTCTAAGGAAGAGCGAAGCACAACCTGCAAAAGAGTATCCGACATGATGAAAGAGACTGGTTTCCCATGGTGCATTGCTGCCTTGGAAGAG TCGCTAGACGTTCCTCCAAAGACATCGCCATCTCACCCTGAGGGCGATAACACTGGCCAGGAGGGTGACAGTTTCCATAGTAATCAAACACTGACAACAGATGAGCTTTCTGGTAAGCTGGATGAGATAAGTCTTGATACCAGACGAACGCAAGAATGTAAAGACTTGCTGGAATCTATGACCTCTCTCACATCCAAGGAGGATCTCGTTAGGAACTTGAG GATCCGTCTGCTGATGCACAAGGCTCATCAGATGGGATATCACAAGATAGCTGTTGGCGACAGCGGGACCAGGCTATCATCAGGTATTCTTACCGACCTCGCCAAGGGAAGAGGGGCAGCTATACCCCTTGGTATGGCCTTCGCTGATGACCGGTACGGGGACGTCACGTTGGTCAGACCCATGAG GGAGTTCACAACCAAGGAGATTGTGATGCATAATTCCTTTTTCGATGTGGACTCAATATTTCTGCCAACTCTTTCAACGAAGGCCGGAGAGTATGCCAGCATCGACACACTCACAGAGTCCTTCGTTAATAATCTACAGACTAATTTCCCTTCaactgttagcactgtattcag AACTGGGGAGAAAATGTGTGCTGCTGAAACGAGTAACTCTGAGCCAGACCAACGCTGTAGCATGTGTATG tCGGTATTAGACACAGCCGTTGGCAATTCCTCGGCGCTCAGTGCCACCAGATTTTCCTTACGGATGTCAAGAGAAGGATCAGTTGGTATGAGTCGATGTGGAGCAGATGAGACAGACGATGCAACCTGCAGTGAGTCATCTTCAAGTCAGTGTTGTGGACAGGGGGATGGAAGTTGTCACAGCAACACAAAGAAAGG TGTATCTGTTGAGAGCCTTGGCAGAACTTTATGCTACGGATGCCAAGTCACAGTAAGGGACATG AAAGATGTTAGCTTACTCCCTAGTCATGTTATAGATGAAGCAGAAAAACTTGATAGAAG atcCAGAATGCGCGATGAAATCAGTGACTTCTTGCTGGGTGAAGAGAGTTGA
- the LOC139934745 gene encoding mannosylglucosyl-3-phosphoglycerate phosphatase-like, producing MGSTCSLRSTAVKDQEQEVARWRGHILYGNGLDDSTPNLSRKSSYQRKLSAEIKAMYTTHATVTITILHFNDVYNVEPKDREPVGGAARFATIIKSFLPENPLVFFSGDALNPSIMSNITRGQHMVPVLNAMKVNTAVYGNHDFDFGVDELEDIVRDTNFPWMMSNVIDNFTGQPLADGLVTRTITCQGKKIGLIGLVEEEWLVTLATIDRENLTYIDYVTQGNKLARVLRQQGADYVIALTHMRMPNDIRLAENVEDIDLILGGHDHDYEVIEKNGTYIVKSGSDFRTLSRLEVTFTDFDRTSVKVEKIDITSEIEEDSEVKEIVSDYQKIINKELEDKLGTLEVDLDARFALIRTQETNIGNFVTDIMLATSNADIALLNSGTFRSDTIHQAGDFKKRDLMCLLPMIDVLVVLQITGVQLWQTLENGVSQHPKKEGRFPQVSGIKFGFDPNAEPGCRIDPYSISIGDQPISPSKVYRLCTKDYIAQGKDGYDTLRVCRQLSSAEEGPVLSTVVQNHFLSINIVKGLKPCHSGHRQSLISLSRRHSLLRQANLDLAERAQCTVDPAVEGRIFHLPDEQRPLVKERQSQFLQAYKEEVEMQLTNNNNSQMCQTAEDSYPQTLSNRIPEVIVSDATFSSPSPDDDGDDDDEIASPSSSFVSIFDDEDMRCLWGAVQKDDLAQVKRLHIDQCVSLGFKYRQTSALHEAVHHDAMSVAEYLLQEAKIDPDIRDEISQNTPLMLAVMDNNHRMAQLLLQNSATLHLANQEGMCAKDFLPENSSSQLKSLLKDQDSNSVHQAASNGGML from the exons ATGGGATCAACCTGCTCACTGAGGTCAACTGCCGTCAAAGATCAAGAACAAGAGGTGGCTAGATGGAGGGGACACATTCTTTACGGAAATG gtttagaCGACTCGACGCCAAACCTCAGCCGCAAGTCTTCCTACCAGCGCAAGCTCTCGGCTGAAATCAAAGCAATGTACACCACCCATGCAACGGTAACCATAACCATCCTGCACTTCAACGATGTGTATAACGTAGAGCCAAAGGACAGGGAGCCAGTGGGTGGGGCGGCGCGCTTTGCTACGATCATCAAGAGTTTCCTGCCGGAGAACCCACTTGTCTTCTTCAGCGGAGACGCCCTGAATCCGTCCATCA TGAGTAACATCACAAGAGGTCAACACATGGTCCCAGTTTTGAATGCTATGAAAGTCAACACTGCAGTTTATGGCAACCACGACTTTG ATTTTGGCGTGGATGAGCTTGAAGACATTGTCCGTGATACTAACTTCCCATGGATGATGAGCAACGTCATTGATAACTTTACTGGACAACCATTGGCTGATGGCTTGGTCACGCGCACAATCACGTGCCAGGGCAAGAAG aTTGGATTAATTGGTCTAGTGGAAGAGGAGTGGCTCGTAACCTTAGCAACCATCGATAGAGAGAATCTTACATACATTGATTACGTCACACAAGGCAATAAACTTGCACGAGTCCTCAGGCAACAG GGGGCTGATTATGTGATAGCTCTAACACACATGAGGATGCCTAATGATATACGACTAGCAGAGAATGTAGAGGATATTGACTTGATACTCGGAGGACACGACCACGATTATGAAGTCATTGAG AAGAATGGTACATATATCGTCAAGAGCGGTTCAGACTTTAGGACTCTATCCAGGCTAGAAGTGACCTTTACTGACTTTGACAGGACCAGTGTCAAGGTGGAGAAAATTGATATCACATCAGAGATTGAAGAAGACTCCGAGGTGAAAGAGATTGTCAGTGATTACCAGA AGATTATCAACAAGGAATTAGAGGACAAATTAGGGACCCTTGAAGTGGACTTGGATGCAAGGTTCGCCTTGATCAGAACTCAGGAAACAAACATTG GTAACTTTGTGACTGACATTATGCTGGCGACCAGCAATGCAGACATAGCGTTACTGAACTCAGGAACGTTTCGATCAGACACCATCCACCAGGCTGGGGACTTCAAGAAGAGAGATTTAATGTGTCTGCTTCCAATGATAGACGTCTTAGTCGTCCTTCAAATAACAG gtgtGCAGTTGTGGCAAACTTTGGAGAATGGCGTCTCCCAGCATCCAAAGAAAGAGGGCCGCTTCCCTCAAGTCAGCGGGATAAAGTTCGGATTCGATCCTAATGCAGAACCTGGCTGTAGAATCGATCCTTACTCAATCAGTATTGGGGATCAACCAATCTCACCGAGTAAG GTGTACAGACTGTGTACAAAGGACTACATAGCCCAGGGTAAAGATGGCTACGACACCCTTAGGGTTTGTAGACAGCTCTCATCAGCAGAGGAAGGTCCCGTCCTCTCCACCGTCGTCCAGAATCATTTCCTCTCCATCAACATAGTCAAGGGGCTCAAGCCGTGTCACTCGGGACATAGACAAAGCCTTATTAGTCTCAGCAG GCGTCACAGTCTACTACGGCAGGCAAACTTAGACCTGGCAGAGAGAGCTCAGTGCACTGTGGATCCCGCAGTGGAAGGACGTATCTTCCATCTCCCagacgaacagcgccctctggtAAAAGAACGTCAGTCGCAGTTCCTACAAGCGTACAAGGAAGAAGTGGAAATGCAACTCACCAACAACAATAACTCTCAAATGTGTCAAACTG CCGAAGACTCCTACCCCCAAACCCTGTCGAACCGGATCCCGGAGGTAATAGTTTCTGATGCAACGTTTTCATCACCAAGTCCAGATGACGATGGTGACGATGACGATGAGATAGCGTCACCTTCCTCCTCGTTTGTTTCTATATTTGATGATGAGGACATGAGATGTTTGTGGGGAGCTGTACAGAAAGATGATTTAGCTCAG GTGAAACGTCTACACATTGACCAGTGTGTCAGCTTGGGTTTCAAGTATAGGCAGACGTCAGCATTACATGAAGCTGTGCATCATGACGCAATGAGCGTGGCAGAATATTTATTACAAGAGGCTAAGATTGATCCAGATATTAGAGATGAGAtatcacag AACACGCCGTTGATGCTTGCTGTGATGGACAACAACCACAGGATGGCCCAGCTCCTTCTCCAGAATTCAGCAACTCTGCACCTCGCTAACCAGGAGGGAATGTGTGCCAAAGACTTCTTGCCAGAGAACTCCTCAAGTCAGTTGAAGAGCCTTCTCAAAGACCAAGACAGCAACAGTGTACATCAAGCTGCCAGTAACGGTGGCATGTTGTAG